Proteins found in one Brevibacillus brevis genomic segment:
- a CDS encoding AbgT family transporter, whose product MAKGTNVQADLMKQKGILKWIETVGNKLPHPFVLFIILCGVLMVVSAILAAMDFSVIHPAKGEEVAVKSLLSVEGIHWMLTSMLKNFIEFPALGLVLAMTLGIGLAEKIGLLTTVLRKMMAGIPAAVVSYAIVLVGILGNLASDAAMVIIPPLGGLVFLAMGRHPIAGFAAGMAGVSSGFTANFFIAGTDALLAGISTEVAKTIDPNAMVTPVDNWFFMSASVVILAFFGGWITDKIIEPRLGTYHGDRNVQFEEVTPQENKALRKAGIAALIFVVIVGLLVVPEGSLLRDPKTGDFLTSPFLKGIIPIILLFFVTVSFVYGRAMGLIKTSKDIPHYMSEAIKDMSGFIVLAFTAAQFIAFFNWSNIGILMAVNGAEFMTSMGLTGLPIIIAFTLFTGVCSLFITSGSALWAILAPVFMPMLMLLDYNPAFIQVAYRIADSATNTISPVNPYIPLFLAFYQKYNKNAGMGTIFSTMTPFAIVFLVVWILQLTVWYFLDLPFGPGVYAR is encoded by the coding sequence ATGGCGAAAGGCACGAATGTGCAAGCAGATCTGATGAAGCAAAAAGGTATTTTAAAATGGATTGAAACCGTAGGGAATAAACTCCCGCACCCATTTGTACTGTTCATTATTTTGTGTGGCGTGTTAATGGTCGTCTCTGCAATCCTCGCAGCCATGGATTTTTCGGTTATACATCCTGCAAAAGGCGAAGAGGTTGCTGTAAAGAGTTTGCTTAGCGTCGAAGGTATTCATTGGATGTTAACGAGCATGCTGAAAAACTTTATTGAATTTCCAGCACTTGGCCTCGTTCTGGCGATGACGCTTGGAATTGGACTGGCAGAAAAAATCGGTCTTTTGACGACAGTTCTACGCAAAATGATGGCAGGCATTCCGGCAGCCGTTGTCAGTTATGCCATTGTCCTTGTCGGTATTTTAGGAAATCTTGCTTCTGATGCAGCCATGGTTATTATTCCTCCGCTTGGCGGTCTCGTGTTCTTGGCAATGGGGCGTCACCCGATTGCAGGCTTTGCAGCTGGTATGGCTGGTGTATCCTCCGGTTTTACAGCGAACTTTTTCATTGCCGGCACAGATGCTCTCTTGGCAGGGATCAGTACCGAAGTAGCGAAAACAATTGATCCAAATGCAATGGTTACACCTGTAGATAACTGGTTCTTCATGTCAGCTTCCGTTGTCATCCTCGCTTTCTTTGGAGGGTGGATTACCGATAAAATCATCGAACCACGTCTTGGCACGTATCACGGGGATCGAAACGTACAATTCGAGGAAGTAACTCCGCAAGAAAACAAAGCACTGCGCAAAGCTGGTATCGCAGCATTGATTTTCGTAGTCATTGTAGGGTTGCTGGTCGTTCCGGAGGGTTCACTGCTGCGTGATCCAAAGACAGGTGACTTCTTGACCTCACCGTTTTTGAAAGGGATCATTCCCATCATCTTGTTGTTCTTCGTGACTGTGTCGTTTGTGTACGGCAGAGCAATGGGACTGATTAAAACATCGAAGGACATTCCGCATTACATGTCCGAAGCCATCAAGGATATGTCAGGCTTTATTGTGTTAGCGTTTACAGCAGCGCAGTTCATCGCGTTCTTTAACTGGAGCAACATTGGTATTTTGATGGCTGTCAATGGTGCAGAATTCATGACAAGCATGGGCCTGACAGGCTTGCCGATCATTATTGCCTTCACCCTATTCACAGGTGTTTGTAGCTTGTTTATCACGAGTGGTTCAGCTTTGTGGGCGATCCTCGCACCTGTATTTATGCCAATGCTGATGCTGTTGGATTACAATCCGGCATTTATCCAAGTCGCTTATCGGATTGCGGACTCCGCAACCAATACGATTTCACCTGTGAATCCGTACATCCCGCTCTTCCTGGCTTTCTATCAGAAGTATAATAAGAATGCCGGGATGGGAACGATTTTCTCTACCATGACTCCATTTGCAATCGTTTTCTTGGTTGTATGGATCTTGCAGTTGACAGTATGGTACTTCCTGGATCTGCCATTTGGCCCTGGCGTATACGCTCGCTAG
- a CDS encoding MalY/PatB family protein, whose amino-acid sequence MYDFDQRIERKGTDSVKWEIQNPRVNGEGMLPLWVADMDFACAPEITEALIKRANHPIYGYTLKSNALYQSLKEWIHKRFGVEVDVSWMTGIPGVVPGIHVAIEAFTAPGDGVLIQTPVYHPFYHAVENRGRHVVASPLIERDGRYEMNWDDLEQKLSDTRVKLMLLCTPHNPIGRVWTREELERLGRLCVENGVIVVADEIHSDLVYEPNVHTPYYSLAPELANQSVTFLSAAKTFNLAGLYTSYLMAENQQLLRDFQVTASKMGYENLNLFGMEATIAAYQHGETWLEELLIYLRKNAAYVHEFLSTRVPGVSMAIPEATYLGWMDFRQLGCSQAELNKLIREEAKLGLHDGTTFGPDGAGFMRINFACPRSILVEAMERLEHAVQK is encoded by the coding sequence GTGTACGATTTTGATCAGCGCATCGAACGTAAAGGGACAGATAGTGTCAAATGGGAGATTCAAAATCCGAGAGTCAACGGAGAAGGGATGCTTCCGCTGTGGGTGGCAGACATGGATTTTGCTTGCGCTCCTGAAATCACAGAGGCATTGATCAAACGAGCAAATCACCCGATATACGGATATACGTTGAAGTCAAATGCCCTTTATCAGAGCTTGAAAGAGTGGATACACAAGCGATTTGGTGTAGAGGTAGACGTGAGCTGGATGACAGGGATACCTGGGGTCGTTCCCGGCATTCACGTCGCTATAGAGGCTTTTACAGCCCCAGGAGACGGTGTCTTGATCCAGACGCCCGTGTATCATCCTTTTTATCATGCAGTCGAAAATCGTGGACGTCATGTCGTTGCCAGCCCACTCATAGAGCGTGACGGGCGTTATGAAATGAATTGGGATGATCTCGAACAAAAGCTGAGCGACACGCGGGTGAAGCTCATGCTGCTCTGCACACCGCATAATCCGATCGGCAGGGTATGGACCAGAGAAGAGCTGGAGCGCTTGGGGAGATTGTGTGTAGAAAATGGCGTGATTGTGGTTGCCGACGAGATTCATTCGGATTTGGTCTATGAGCCAAATGTTCATACGCCTTACTATTCGCTGGCACCGGAGCTGGCTAACCAGAGCGTTACCTTTCTATCAGCCGCCAAAACGTTTAATTTGGCTGGCCTGTATACTTCTTATTTGATGGCAGAAAATCAGCAGTTATTGCGGGACTTCCAGGTCACAGCATCCAAAATGGGCTACGAGAACCTGAATCTGTTTGGGATGGAAGCAACGATCGCTGCCTACCAACATGGAGAAACATGGCTGGAAGAACTGCTAATCTATTTACGTAAGAATGCGGCCTATGTACATGAGTTTTTATCGACTCGTGTTCCGGGGGTATCTATGGCAATTCCAGAAGCGACATACTTGGGGTGGATGGATTTTAGACAGTTAGGTTGTAGTCAGGCGGAGTTGAACAAGCTCATTCGCGAGGAGGCAAAGCTCGGTTTGCACGATGGGACGACGTTTGGGCCAGATGGTGCAGGGTTTATGCGAATTAATTTTGCCTGCCCGAGATCGATTCTAGTCGAAGCGATGGAACGATTGGAGCACGCTGTTCAGAAGTAG
- the glsA gene encoding glutaminase A codes for MDLKQASEQLLQVRNQSLEYTHNGSVASYIPELAKVEPHQLGVAVCLPDGTILSAGDADAPFSMQSISKIFSLIVALCQNGKEYVFRHVGKEPTGDPFNSIIKLETTESHKPLNPMINAGAIAVAGMIRGANVDERLDAVLALMRKMTGNPHLTINQAVYCSEKKTADRNRALAWFLKDSGILETDVEETLDLYFRHCSIEVTAKEVATLGMVLAADGILVNTGERVIPEEVARICKTFMVTCGMYNASGEFAIDVGIPAKSGVAGGIMATVPQRMGIGVFGPSLDEKGNSVAGVKLLELLSKEWKLGIF; via the coding sequence ATGGATTTGAAGCAAGCGTCTGAACAATTGTTACAAGTACGCAACCAATCACTTGAGTATACACACAATGGGAGTGTAGCGTCCTACATCCCTGAATTGGCAAAAGTCGAACCACATCAATTGGGGGTGGCTGTATGCTTGCCCGATGGGACGATCCTTTCTGCTGGTGATGCAGATGCGCCATTCTCGATGCAAAGCATCTCCAAGATTTTCTCGCTGATCGTCGCCTTATGCCAGAACGGGAAGGAATACGTGTTTCGGCATGTGGGGAAAGAGCCAACTGGCGACCCGTTTAATTCGATTATTAAACTGGAGACGACCGAATCCCATAAACCACTGAACCCGATGATCAATGCAGGAGCCATTGCGGTTGCTGGCATGATTCGTGGCGCTAATGTGGACGAGCGGCTAGATGCTGTGCTGGCTTTGATGCGGAAAATGACGGGAAACCCTCATCTTACGATCAATCAAGCTGTTTATTGTTCTGAAAAGAAAACGGCTGATCGCAATCGTGCCCTCGCTTGGTTTCTAAAGGACAGCGGCATTCTCGAAACAGATGTAGAAGAGACGCTTGATCTGTATTTTCGCCATTGCTCGATAGAAGTGACAGCGAAGGAAGTAGCTACACTAGGGATGGTCCTTGCAGCGGACGGAATTCTCGTGAATACGGGTGAGCGAGTGATTCCAGAAGAGGTAGCAAGAATCTGCAAGACTTTCATGGTGACTTGTGGGATGTACAATGCCTCTGGTGAGTTTGCGATTGACGTAGGAATCCCTGCGAAAAGCGGGGTTGCCGGCGGTATTATGGCAACCGTGCCACAGCGTATGGGGATTGGTGTGTTCGGTCCGTCCTTGGATGAAAAAGGAAATTCGGTAGCCGGTGTCAAGCTGTTGGAGCTACTCTCAAAAGAGTGGAAGCTTGGTATCTTTTAG
- a CDS encoding YlaN family protein yields MTEIKVPDLEQKALALLQADADKIYKLIDVQMENLTMPQCPLYEEVLDTQMFGLSREVEYAVRLGLISEDIGREIMGSLERKLAHLHELFNQK; encoded by the coding sequence TTGACAGAAATTAAGGTTCCCGATCTGGAACAAAAAGCGCTAGCGTTGCTTCAAGCAGACGCCGACAAAATTTACAAGCTGATCGACGTACAGATGGAAAACCTGACCATGCCGCAGTGCCCACTGTATGAAGAAGTGCTGGATACCCAAATGTTCGGGCTTTCTCGTGAAGTAGAGTACGCGGTCCGCTTAGGACTGATTAGTGAAGACATTGGTCGAGAAATTATGGGTTCATTGGAACGTAAATTGGCCCATCTTCATGAACTGTTTAATCAAAAGTAA
- a CDS encoding sodium-dependent transporter, whose protein sequence is MKQAEQWTSRLGFILAAAGSAIGLGAIWKFPYMVGTSGGGAFFLLFIIFTLAIGLPLLLGEFTIGRSTQKEAISAYKTIAPGSLWHWIGRLGVITCFLLLSFYSVVGGWILSYLLRGFTGQLQGPAYDKVFGDVIGDPVSAVVAQLVFMLITAWVVARGVQSGIESANKYMMPGLFLLFMVLMVRSLTLDGAMEGVSFFLSPDFSKLSAQSILYALGQSFFALSVGVSVMVTYSSYLAKNESLVRSAGSIVSLNLLVSLFAGLAIFPAVFSLGVEPTAGPGLLFIVLPSVFEQIAFGSIFLLIFLALFLFATLTSAFSMLEIIVASLAKGDEAKRKRLAWVVGLLIFIVGVPSALSFGVWSEVTLFGKSIFDAMDFLVSNILMPLGALLIAIFVPLKMKRETLINELGAHTSLGKRLFIVWLLLIKYAAPIAILAVFLQMLGIW, encoded by the coding sequence ATGAAACAAGCCGAACAATGGACGAGCAGGCTCGGCTTCATCTTGGCAGCAGCAGGCTCGGCGATTGGATTGGGGGCCATTTGGAAATTTCCTTATATGGTCGGAACGAGCGGTGGTGGAGCGTTTTTTCTCCTTTTCATCATCTTTACACTAGCAATTGGTCTTCCGCTGTTGCTAGGAGAATTCACAATCGGACGCAGTACGCAAAAAGAGGCGATCAGTGCGTACAAAACAATTGCGCCAGGGTCACTCTGGCATTGGATCGGTCGCCTTGGGGTGATCACTTGCTTCTTGCTCTTGTCCTTTTACAGTGTAGTGGGGGGCTGGATTCTTAGTTATCTTCTTCGCGGGTTTACTGGTCAATTGCAAGGGCCAGCTTATGACAAAGTGTTTGGTGACGTTATCGGTGATCCTGTTAGTGCAGTCGTTGCGCAGTTGGTTTTCATGCTCATCACTGCATGGGTAGTCGCGAGAGGCGTACAGAGTGGAATTGAGTCCGCTAACAAGTACATGATGCCTGGTTTGTTCCTTTTATTCATGGTATTGATGGTTCGTTCCTTGACGTTGGATGGAGCGATGGAGGGCGTTTCCTTCTTTCTGAGTCCTGATTTTTCCAAGCTGAGTGCACAATCGATCCTGTACGCATTGGGCCAATCCTTTTTCGCGCTGAGCGTCGGGGTGTCTGTCATGGTCACGTACAGCTCGTACCTTGCCAAAAACGAAAGTCTGGTTCGTTCTGCTGGATCGATTGTCAGTTTGAATCTGCTCGTATCGCTGTTTGCCGGTTTGGCGATTTTCCCTGCTGTCTTCTCCCTTGGAGTAGAGCCAACAGCAGGGCCGGGATTACTGTTTATCGTACTGCCTTCTGTGTTTGAACAAATTGCCTTCGGTAGTATTTTTCTGTTAATCTTTTTGGCTCTTTTCCTTTTCGCTACGTTGACTTCGGCTTTTTCGATGTTGGAAATTATCGTCGCATCTCTTGCAAAAGGGGACGAAGCAAAGCGCAAGCGCCTTGCTTGGGTGGTTGGTCTGTTGATCTTTATCGTCGGTGTACCGTCGGCGTTGTCATTCGGCGTATGGAGCGAGGTTACGCTGTTCGGTAAATCTATCTTTGATGCGATGGACTTTTTGGTCAGCAATATCTTGATGCCGCTGGGAGCGCTGCTTATTGCGATCTTCGTTCCTTTGAAAATGAAGCGGGAGACCTTGATCAACGAGCTGGGGGCGCATACTTCTCTGGGCAAACGCCTGTTTATTGTTTGGCTTCTCCTGATTAAATATGCAGCACCTATCGCGATTCTCGCCGTTTTCCTGCAAATGCTGGGAATCTGGTAA
- the cax gene encoding calcium/proton exchanger, protein MNLKLFFSLVGGSMLLALYAHYFSGNEMLQFATSSLAIIFLAAWLGKSTESVAHYAGDRIGGFLNATFGNAAELIIAFFLVKEGLFDMVKASITGAIIGNMLLVLGLSTLLGGLKYKEQTFNSRLASHNASLMTLAIVALFIPAVFMFDLPMIKVEIISIVIASLLIIAYILWLIFSMITHSDFLSDIEPQESDAVWSKGVSLLMLAVSTFFVAVVSEWLVEGVQHVSESLGWSELFVGAFVIAIIGNAAEHSAAMLLALKGRIGAAVEIAIGSSLQIALFVAPTLVILSLLLGNPMDIVFTSFELAAIGVATFITISITRDGATNWFEGVLLLTVYIILGTVFFFA, encoded by the coding sequence ATGAACTTGAAACTCTTTTTCTCATTAGTAGGCGGGAGCATGCTATTAGCCCTTTACGCCCACTATTTTTCTGGAAATGAAATGCTCCAATTCGCCACGTCTTCCCTTGCCATCATTTTTTTGGCGGCTTGGCTCGGAAAATCGACAGAGAGCGTCGCCCATTATGCTGGGGACCGAATCGGGGGCTTTCTTAACGCTACCTTCGGAAATGCCGCTGAACTTATTATTGCTTTTTTTCTGGTGAAAGAAGGCTTGTTCGATATGGTCAAAGCCTCTATTACCGGTGCGATCATCGGAAATATGCTGTTGGTTCTCGGCTTGAGCACGCTACTGGGCGGTCTTAAGTACAAGGAACAAACCTTCAATAGCAGGCTGGCCAGTCACAATGCTTCCCTGATGACACTCGCAATCGTCGCTTTGTTCATACCGGCAGTCTTCATGTTTGATCTGCCTATGATCAAGGTAGAGATCATCAGCATCGTCATCGCCAGCCTGCTCATCATTGCCTACATTTTATGGCTCATCTTTTCAATGATTACCCACAGTGATTTTTTATCGGATATCGAGCCGCAAGAAAGTGATGCGGTATGGTCAAAAGGCGTCTCTCTCTTGATGCTTGCTGTCTCCACCTTTTTCGTGGCCGTTGTCTCGGAATGGCTGGTAGAGGGAGTTCAGCATGTCTCCGAATCGTTAGGGTGGTCAGAGTTATTCGTCGGTGCTTTTGTCATTGCGATCATCGGGAATGCGGCAGAGCACAGCGCTGCCATGCTTTTGGCACTAAAAGGACGCATCGGTGCAGCAGTCGAAATCGCGATCGGCTCCAGCTTGCAGATTGCCTTGTTTGTGGCCCCTACTCTCGTCATTCTCAGTCTCTTGCTAGGCAATCCGATGGACATCGTGTTCACTAGCTTTGAATTAGCTGCGATCGGAGTTGCTACCTTTATTACGATTTCCATCACACGGGATGGCGCTACGAACTGGTTTGAAGGCGTACTCCTTTTGACGGTGTATATTATTTTGGGTACGGTTTTTTTCTTCGCGTAG
- the sleB gene encoding spore cortex-lytic enzyme: MKQPVKWLLAVVVFALLITSAVMVSPLRSDAFSKQIVKVGAEGSDVREMQYRLKHLGFYTGKVDGVFGWRSYWALRNFQYEFGLTVDGVLGAQTKVKLYNATKNYKPTASDLGVPQTATPAPTKPSTPSKPTYHAAGISENDLRLMANAVYGESRGEPYIGQVAVAAVILNRTKNASFPNTPAGVIFEPRAFTAVADGQIWLTPNEQAKKAVNDALKGWDPTDGAIYYFNPDTATSGWIWSRPQIKKIGRHIFCR, translated from the coding sequence ATGAAACAGCCTGTCAAATGGCTGCTAGCTGTAGTAGTATTCGCACTTCTGATTACGTCTGCGGTTATGGTATCTCCCTTGCGCTCGGATGCATTCAGTAAGCAGATCGTCAAAGTAGGGGCAGAAGGCTCAGACGTGCGCGAAATGCAGTATCGCTTGAAGCACCTTGGCTTCTATACCGGAAAAGTAGACGGGGTATTCGGATGGCGTTCTTATTGGGCGCTGCGTAACTTTCAGTATGAGTTTGGCTTAACCGTAGACGGTGTCCTTGGGGCGCAGACGAAAGTAAAGCTGTACAATGCAACGAAAAATTATAAGCCTACTGCTTCTGATCTCGGGGTGCCACAAACCGCAACCCCTGCACCAACGAAGCCTTCTACGCCTTCTAAACCTACGTATCACGCAGCTGGAATATCGGAGAACGACCTGCGTCTGATGGCGAATGCCGTTTACGGAGAATCGCGTGGAGAGCCCTACATTGGCCAAGTGGCAGTGGCGGCTGTTATTCTAAACCGTACGAAAAACGCGTCCTTTCCCAATACACCAGCGGGCGTTATTTTCGAACCTCGGGCCTTTACGGCCGTGGCGGATGGTCAGATTTGGCTAACACCGAACGAGCAGGCAAAAAAAGCAGTGAATGACGCGCTCAAAGGTTGGGACCCAACTGATGGGGCCATTTATTATTTCAACCCGGATACTGCTACATCCGGTTGGATTTGGAGCCGCCCTCAAATCAAAAAGATCGGCAGACACATTTTTTGTCGTTAG
- a CDS encoding thiamine pyrophosphate-binding protein gives MQVAQYLTEQLIRWGVKRIYGVAGDGIFAWLDQIAKQSDIQYIACKHESAAAMMASAEAKLTGFPAVCTATMGPGFVNLLNGLADAHTDRVPVIAITGQVETYKLGGAYKQFISQEDMIRPISFYSTTITHPDAIQSVLHKAFVTAMQQKGVTHLAICKDVFTQTTSEAVLAALPRIPHAIYPDRMEIELASEQVAKAKKPLVLLGIGARKSADSCVRLAEQLGAGVLLSLGAKGTVDESHPLVIGGWGEGGSETALHALAEADLLLILGASWFPRTFLPKKLSVIQVDHQPGSIHAHPYLQSVTAELDDVLPIWMRRLQSHRKDDAWQEQIKRWHGEFGEETEQAVIQQVSERVKPQTLMHTLGGMVNEDAIIVLDTGEHTIWFNRAFRGKKQTPLFSGKWRTMGFGLPAAVAAKLTYPEKQVVCVAGDGGLQMNLEELMTAAQLQLPIVILVVNNGTLGLEEVKMSQAGLIPFGVKLRNPDFQQLASACGISGKVVKEVQALEPVLREAFAADQLTLVDIHCTSPTLTERKKQISFQAQA, from the coding sequence ATGCAGGTCGCGCAATATTTGACGGAGCAATTGATTAGATGGGGAGTAAAACGAATCTACGGGGTGGCAGGTGACGGAATCTTTGCCTGGCTGGATCAGATCGCGAAGCAATCCGACATTCAATACATTGCTTGCAAGCATGAATCTGCTGCGGCCATGATGGCAAGTGCGGAAGCAAAACTGACGGGGTTTCCGGCTGTTTGTACCGCGACGATGGGGCCGGGTTTCGTCAATCTGCTGAATGGACTTGCAGATGCCCATACGGATCGTGTACCTGTCATTGCAATTACAGGTCAAGTGGAGACATACAAGCTGGGTGGTGCGTACAAGCAGTTTATCTCACAAGAAGATATGATACGCCCCATCAGTTTTTATTCGACAACGATTACGCATCCAGACGCAATCCAAAGTGTTCTGCACAAAGCATTTGTCACGGCTATGCAACAAAAAGGAGTGACACATCTCGCCATTTGCAAGGATGTCTTCACCCAAACGACTTCAGAAGCTGTCCTTGCAGCACTTCCACGTATTCCACATGCCATTTATCCTGATCGGATGGAGATTGAGCTTGCTTCCGAGCAGGTTGCGAAGGCGAAAAAGCCTCTCGTTCTCCTTGGAATCGGTGCCCGCAAGTCGGCCGATTCGTGTGTGAGGCTAGCGGAACAGCTAGGGGCAGGGGTGTTGCTGTCGCTCGGAGCAAAAGGGACGGTTGATGAATCTCATCCACTTGTGATTGGCGGTTGGGGAGAGGGGGGCAGCGAAACCGCTTTACATGCGTTAGCGGAAGCAGATTTGTTGCTGATTCTGGGAGCGAGCTGGTTCCCTCGTACTTTTTTGCCAAAGAAACTGTCCGTCATTCAAGTAGATCATCAGCCTGGATCCATACATGCTCATCCCTACCTCCAGTCTGTCACAGCTGAATTGGATGATGTCCTGCCGATCTGGATGAGGCGTTTGCAATCGCACAGAAAAGACGATGCGTGGCAGGAACAGATCAAGCGTTGGCATGGAGAGTTTGGCGAGGAGACAGAGCAAGCAGTCATTCAACAAGTGAGTGAACGAGTAAAGCCACAAACCTTGATGCATACACTTGGGGGCATGGTCAATGAAGATGCGATTATCGTCCTGGATACGGGGGAGCACACAATCTGGTTTAACCGTGCGTTCCGTGGGAAAAAACAGACCCCACTCTTTTCGGGAAAGTGGCGAACAATGGGATTCGGGTTGCCTGCGGCTGTGGCTGCAAAGCTCACCTATCCTGAGAAGCAGGTCGTCTGCGTCGCTGGGGATGGGGGATTACAAATGAATCTGGAGGAACTTATGACAGCGGCCCAGCTCCAACTTCCGATTGTGATTCTTGTGGTGAACAATGGGACATTAGGATTGGAAGAGGTGAAAATGAGTCAGGCGGGTTTGATCCCTTTTGGAGTGAAATTGCGTAATCCAGATTTTCAGCAATTGGCGAGTGCTTGCGGAATCAGTGGCAAGGTTGTCAAAGAGGTACAAGCTCTTGAGCCAGTATTGCGGGAGGCTTTTGCTGCAGATCAGTTGACACTCGTTGACATACATTGCACGTCTCCGACACTAACGGAGAGAAAAAAACAAATTTCCTTCCAAGCCCAAGCATGA
- a CDS encoding Asp23/Gls24 family envelope stress response protein has product MADRLGEIRVADQVIAIIAGVAVEEVLEVTVRSGGIYQDLAKKLNGGAKGITVSVIDDRVTIDMRVSVRYGAQIHHVCHVLQEKVKEAVETLTGLYVEAVNVRVETIELLRND; this is encoded by the coding sequence ATGGCTGACAGGCTTGGCGAAATCAGAGTAGCAGATCAGGTGATCGCAATCATTGCTGGCGTTGCTGTAGAAGAAGTGTTGGAAGTCACAGTCCGTTCAGGCGGAATCTATCAAGATTTGGCGAAAAAGCTGAATGGCGGCGCGAAAGGCATTACTGTATCCGTAATCGACGACAGAGTCACCATTGACATGCGTGTATCCGTCCGTTATGGGGCGCAGATCCATCACGTCTGTCACGTCCTACAGGAAAAAGTAAAAGAAGCGGTGGAAACACTGACAGGTCTTTATGTGGAAGCTGTGAATGTACGGGTGGAAACAATCGAACTTCTTCGAAATGACTAA
- the ftsW gene encoding putative lipid II flippase FtsW, protein MKTRGVPDFLLLFLTALLVGFGITMVLSSSSIFALTSFTSGGCDYCGGDELYFVKRQSVFLLLGVVGMLVAMNIPFSFYKRNFLLIALVSFFSLLLVLVPGIGKEVNGARSWFEIGSATIQPAEFAKLGLILYLAAIISKKGDGIQKLKSGLMPPLMVTGMFFMMIVVQPDLGSAAILLGCALIVMICGGAKIRQLVGLGAPAVTVALLVYITAKPHALNRIYSYLNPWSDMDGTGYNIIQSWIAIAHGGLTGTGFGKSIQKYLYLPERHTDFIFSIMTEELGFIGASVFLLIFLLFLLRGIHICLRVKDTFASLAGIGVVSMFAIQAILNIGGVTGLIPLTGVPLPFISYGGSSLLVCLLATGFLLSISREVSRQKVEEQLQKQPYAM, encoded by the coding sequence ATGAAGACGAGGGGCGTACCTGACTTCTTGCTCCTGTTTTTGACCGCCCTACTTGTTGGGTTTGGGATAACCATGGTACTTAGCTCCAGCTCCATTTTCGCGTTGACGAGCTTTACAAGCGGCGGCTGTGATTATTGTGGCGGAGATGAGCTTTATTTCGTGAAGCGTCAATCTGTTTTCTTGCTGCTCGGTGTCGTTGGGATGCTGGTGGCCATGAACATTCCCTTCTCCTTTTATAAGAGAAACTTCTTATTGATTGCGCTCGTCAGCTTCTTTTCTTTGCTCCTGGTCCTTGTTCCAGGTATTGGTAAGGAAGTAAACGGAGCTCGATCGTGGTTTGAAATCGGTTCTGCAACTATACAGCCTGCGGAGTTTGCCAAGCTTGGCCTTATTCTGTACTTGGCAGCGATCATCTCCAAAAAAGGGGACGGGATTCAAAAGCTGAAATCTGGTTTGATGCCCCCACTGATGGTAACGGGGATGTTTTTTATGATGATTGTAGTCCAGCCTGACCTCGGTTCTGCCGCCATCTTGCTCGGGTGCGCTTTGATTGTCATGATCTGCGGTGGAGCCAAAATCCGTCAACTGGTCGGTCTCGGTGCACCAGCTGTGACTGTTGCTCTATTGGTATACATCACAGCAAAGCCCCATGCCTTGAATCGGATTTACTCGTACCTCAATCCGTGGAGTGATATGGATGGCACCGGCTACAACATTATTCAATCCTGGATTGCGATTGCACATGGCGGTCTGACTGGGACAGGCTTTGGGAAAAGCATTCAAAAGTATTTGTATTTGCCCGAGAGACATACCGATTTTATTTTCTCGATCATGACAGAAGAGCTTGGTTTTATCGGTGCCTCGGTGTTCCTCTTGATTTTCTTGCTTTTCCTGCTGCGAGGCATCCATATTTGTCTGCGCGTAAAAGACACCTTTGCCAGTCTGGCAGGTATCGGTGTTGTCAGCATGTTTGCCATTCAGGCGATCTTAAACATCGGCGGAGTGACGGGTTTGATTCCTTTGACAGGTGTACCATTGCCCTTTATCAGTTATGGTGGTTCCTCCTTACTCGTATGTCTGCTCGCCACTGGCTTTTTACTCAGTATATCGCGGGAAGTCAGTCGCCAGAAGGTAGAAGAGCAATTACAAAAACAGCCATATGCCATGTAA
- a CDS encoding YugN family protein, giving the protein MVIKDTGIGTKEVFFADLEHYMSELGFDRGAWDYKHATYDYKIQDKGNVFYLRIEATVTEGKLEDTHAVLKLEDPYMGKHLFPHGLDYDYPMPDSVVKTAKLKLQMLGEKLSSH; this is encoded by the coding sequence ATGGTCATTAAGGACACGGGTATTGGCACGAAAGAAGTCTTTTTCGCCGATCTGGAGCATTATATGAGCGAACTCGGCTTTGATCGCGGCGCTTGGGATTACAAGCATGCTACATACGATTATAAAATCCAAGATAAAGGCAACGTCTTTTACCTGCGCATCGAAGCGACCGTGACAGAAGGCAAACTTGAGGATACGCACGCAGTCCTGAAGCTCGAAGATCCTTACATGGGCAAACATCTTTTCCCACACGGTCTGGACTACGATTACCCAATGCCAGACTCCGTTGTAAAAACAGCGAAGTTGAAGCTGCAAATGCTGGGTGAAAAGCTGTCCTCACACTAA